A window of the Gemmatimonadota bacterium genome harbors these coding sequences:
- the trxB gene encoding thioredoxin-disulfide reductase, whose translation MAGDRVEEVVIVGSGPAAWTAAIYAARARLEPLVFEGAPSREMIPGGQLMFTTDIENYPGFREGIDGQTFMGEMKAQAIRFGTRLVTDDVVAIETEERPFRLRSAEGEEVRARTVIVATGARANWLGLPNETRLAQLGGGVSACAVCDGALPAFRDQVLAVVGGGDTAMEEALYLTKFAREVVIVHRRDAFRASPIMAERALADKKIRVEWNSVVTDVLGDDFITGIRIRNTESGEEREFPVGGLFVSIGHTPNTVFLKGVVELDAAGYVVTPKGWRTETSVPGIFAAGDAMDPYYRQAVTAAGTGCMAALEAERWLAHGSEELPLPAHPVGKTA comes from the coding sequence ATGGCCGGGGACCGTGTCGAAGAGGTCGTGATCGTCGGATCGGGCCCCGCCGCTTGGACCGCGGCGATTTACGCCGCCCGCGCCCGGCTCGAACCTCTCGTCTTCGAGGGGGCCCCGTCCCGCGAGATGATTCCCGGGGGGCAGCTCATGTTCACCACCGACATCGAGAACTATCCCGGATTCAGGGAGGGAATCGACGGGCAGACCTTCATGGGGGAGATGAAGGCTCAGGCGATCCGGTTCGGTACCCGCCTGGTCACGGATGACGTCGTCGCCATCGAGACTGAGGAGCGTCCGTTCCGCCTTCGTTCCGCGGAAGGGGAGGAGGTTCGCGCCCGGACGGTCATCGTGGCGACGGGTGCGCGGGCGAATTGGCTCGGCCTCCCGAACGAGACGCGGCTGGCCCAGCTCGGCGGCGGTGTTTCGGCCTGTGCGGTCTGCGACGGTGCACTTCCGGCCTTTCGGGACCAGGTGCTCGCGGTCGTGGGCGGGGGGGACACCGCGATGGAAGAGGCGCTCTACCTCACGAAATTCGCGCGTGAGGTGGTGATCGTGCACCGGCGAGACGCCTTCCGGGCTTCCCCGATCATGGCGGAGCGCGCGCTGGCCGATAAAAAGATCCGGGTCGAGTGGAACTCCGTCGTGACCGATGTCCTGGGCGATGACTTCATCACGGGGATTCGCATCCGGAACACGGAGAGTGGGGAGGAGCGCGAGTTTCCCGTGGGGGGGCTCTTCGTCTCCATCGGGCACACGCCGAACACTGTCTTCCTGAAAGGGGTGGTCGAGCTTGACGCCGCCGGGTACGTCGTCACGCCGAAGGGGTGGAGGACGGAGACGAGCGTGCCTGGGATCTTCGCGGCGGGCGACGCGATGGACCCGTATTACCGTCAGGCCGTCACCGCGGCGGGAACGGGGTGCATGGCGGCCCTGGAAGCGGAGCGCTGGCTCGCACACGGGAGCGAGGAGTTGCCCCTTCCGGCGCACCCGGTGGGCAAGACCGCCTGA
- a CDS encoding NAD(P)/FAD-dependent oxidoreductase — translation MTSEVRDITIVGGGPTGLFAAFYAGMRGASTRIVDSLPELGGQLTALYPEKYIFDVGGFPKVLAKDLALDLIAQAIQFEPELCLDEEVHAVLEEGEGLLRLDCGERSYLTRTLIVAGGKGAFEPRGLECPGYEHLLGHGVHYAVKDPEMYRGKKVLVVGGGDSALDWALILKEKTSRLVVAHRRDSFRAHEASVTKLMEAERGGEIELRLFHEVAEIRGNGRVEAAVLYDNRTQEKFTMECDAVLTFLGFKPDLGPIQGWGLELKKNRILVNTLMETNRPGIYAAGDIVDYEGKLDLIATGFGEAAIAVNNAVHRVDPSARVNPGHSTSLKIFQDK, via the coding sequence ATGACATCCGAAGTGAGGGACATCACCATCGTGGGGGGCGGACCGACCGGGCTCTTCGCCGCCTTTTATGCCGGAATGCGCGGCGCTTCGACCCGCATCGTGGACTCCCTTCCGGAGCTCGGCGGGCAGCTCACAGCCCTCTATCCGGAGAAGTACATTTTCGACGTGGGAGGATTTCCGAAAGTCCTTGCGAAGGATCTCGCCCTCGACCTCATCGCCCAGGCGATACAGTTCGAGCCCGAGCTCTGCCTCGACGAGGAGGTCCACGCCGTCCTCGAGGAGGGAGAAGGGCTTCTGCGGTTGGATTGTGGCGAGCGTTCCTACCTGACGCGAACGCTCATCGTGGCCGGCGGGAAAGGCGCATTCGAACCTCGAGGGCTCGAATGCCCCGGGTACGAACATCTCCTCGGCCATGGAGTCCATTACGCGGTCAAGGATCCTGAGATGTACCGGGGGAAGAAGGTCCTCGTCGTGGGGGGCGGAGACTCCGCTCTCGACTGGGCGCTCATCCTCAAGGAAAAGACCTCCCGCCTCGTCGTCGCGCACCGGAGAGACTCATTCCGGGCGCACGAGGCCTCGGTGACGAAGCTGATGGAAGCGGAGCGGGGCGGAGAGATCGAGCTCCGGCTCTTCCACGAAGTCGCCGAGATCCGGGGGAACGGGCGCGTGGAAGCCGCGGTGCTGTACGACAACCGTACGCAAGAGAAGTTCACGATGGAGTGTGACGCCGTCCTCACTTTTCTTGGATTCAAGCCGGATCTGGGTCCGATCCAGGGGTGGGGACTCGAGCTGAAGAAGAACCGCATCCTCGTGAACACGCTCATGGAGACCAATCGGCCGGGAATTTATGCGGCCGGCGACATCGTGGACTACGAAGGAAAGCTCGATCTGATCGCCACCGGATTTGGGGAGGCCGCGATTGCCGTGAACAACGCCGTGCACCGCGTGGATCCCTCCGCCCGGGTGAACCCCGGGCACTCGACCAGCCTTAAGATCTTCCAGGACAAGTGA
- a CDS encoding NUDIX domain-containing protein: MPKRVEEKSAGGVVVRTTDGEPRVLLIRDPYGKWGLPKGHLEEGEGTEEAALREVNEETGLEDLELGVDLGEIDWTFRRERRLVHKFCRFYLMTSQVGEARPEQSEGITECRWLSLAEAARTVAYENARVILERAAVQLGISSGGEGAPAGGGASE; encoded by the coding sequence ATGCCCAAGCGTGTCGAGGAGAAGAGCGCCGGAGGCGTCGTCGTCCGCACGACGGACGGCGAGCCGCGCGTTCTCCTGATCCGTGACCCCTATGGAAAGTGGGGGCTCCCGAAGGGCCACCTCGAGGAGGGAGAGGGGACGGAAGAGGCAGCGCTCCGAGAGGTCAACGAGGAAACGGGGCTGGAAGACCTGGAGCTCGGGGTGGACCTGGGGGAGATTGATTGGACTTTCCGCAGGGAGCGCCGGCTGGTCCATAAGTTCTGCCGCTTCTACCTGATGACGTCGCAGGTCGGCGAAGCGCGCCCCGAGCAATCCGAGGGGATCACGGAGTGCCGGTGGCTGTCCCTGGCGGAGGCGGCGCGCACCGTGGCGTACGAAAACGCCCGCGTGATCCTCGAGCGGGCGGCCGTGCAGCTCGGCATCTCGAGTGGGGGTGAAGGGGCTCCCGCGGGTGGAGGGGCAAGCGAATGA
- a CDS encoding MlaD family protein produces the protein MSKSREALVGVVIVASIVVTVIGMLWLQGASFGRDQRDIEAVFFEVGLIRAGNDLKLRGVQVGSVREIVVDSTGNTVRVRFRIDEGIVLPPDPVVILSPESLFGDWQAEIHPRTRYPDVGYAEPTREDVLPGHALPDISQLTHMADQIAGNLAMLTERVGIAFSEETAENIASLIDNVEGVTQRLSDMVSQQAVSFTEVTDGVQRAAEEIGSAAEQARLTFVRADEALATGDLASTLEDLGVIAENLRELSGELQGTNASVRSVASRVDSTFVRVEEIVDRTAAGEGSLGRLLQDPAMSNELEALMGDLRALLVDIRENPRRYVRLSIF, from the coding sequence GTGAGCAAGTCACGCGAGGCACTAGTGGGCGTCGTGATCGTCGCGAGCATCGTTGTCACGGTGATCGGGATGCTCTGGCTCCAGGGGGCTTCCTTCGGCCGGGACCAGCGGGACATCGAGGCGGTGTTTTTCGAGGTGGGCCTCATCCGGGCCGGGAACGACTTGAAGCTGCGGGGCGTTCAGGTGGGTAGCGTTCGGGAAATCGTGGTGGACTCGACGGGAAATACGGTGAGAGTCAGGTTCCGGATCGACGAAGGGATCGTCCTCCCGCCCGATCCTGTGGTGATCCTTTCGCCCGAGTCGCTTTTTGGTGATTGGCAGGCGGAAATCCATCCCCGCACGCGGTATCCGGATGTGGGATACGCGGAACCGACCCGGGAGGACGTGCTCCCGGGGCACGCGCTGCCGGATATCTCCCAGCTCACGCATATGGCCGATCAGATCGCGGGAAACCTCGCGATGCTGACGGAGCGCGTGGGGATCGCATTTTCCGAGGAGACAGCCGAAAACATCGCGTCCCTGATCGACAACGTGGAGGGAGTGACTCAGCGGCTCTCCGATATGGTGTCCCAGCAAGCCGTATCCTTCACCGAGGTGACGGACGGGGTCCAGCGGGCCGCGGAGGAGATCGGGTCCGCGGCGGAGCAGGCACGGCTCACTTTCGTCCGGGCCGACGAAGCCCTGGCCACCGGTGACCTCGCCTCCACACTCGAAGACCTGGGGGTCATCGCGGAAAACCTTCGCGAGCTTTCGGGAGAGCTTCAGGGGACGAACGCGAGCGTGCGGAGCGTGGCCTCGCGGGTGGATTCCACCTTCGTTCGGGTCGAGGAGATCGTGGACCGGACGGCCGCGGGCGAAGGTTCGCTCGGCCGGCTCCTCCAGGATCCGGCGATGTCGAACGAGTTGGAGGCGTTGATGGGAGACCTGAGGGCCCTCCTCGTGGACATTCGCGAGAACCCTCGGCGGTACGTGCGTCTTTCTATATTTTAG
- a CDS encoding ATP-binding cassette domain-containing protein yields the protein MSIVLDGVHKAFGPNRVLRGFSVDAREGETLVVMGQSGSGKSVALKLIVGLLAPDEGVVRVDEQVVSELPTKELFALRRKVGFVFQFAALFDSMSIGENVGLGLRRIGEMSVSEIQDRVAECLGLVGLEGVAEKFPSELSGGQKKRAGIARAIAARPKYILYDEPTTGLDPITKTVIDRLILRTKEELGATGVVVTHDLESAYRVGDRIAMLYEGQCRFLGTPEELRASDDPVVRGFVEGEPELLEGES from the coding sequence ATGAGCATCGTGCTCGATGGCGTCCACAAGGCATTCGGCCCGAACCGCGTGCTTCGCGGGTTTTCCGTCGATGCTCGGGAGGGCGAGACCCTCGTGGTGATGGGGCAGTCCGGATCGGGGAAGTCGGTTGCCCTCAAGCTTATCGTGGGACTCCTCGCCCCGGACGAAGGCGTGGTTCGCGTGGACGAGCAGGTCGTTTCCGAGCTTCCTACCAAAGAGCTCTTCGCCCTCCGGCGGAAAGTGGGATTCGTCTTCCAGTTCGCGGCGCTCTTCGACTCCATGAGCATCGGGGAAAACGTGGGGCTGGGGCTGCGCCGGATCGGGGAAATGTCCGTTTCCGAGATCCAGGACCGGGTCGCGGAGTGCCTGGGACTCGTGGGTCTCGAAGGGGTGGCGGAGAAGTTTCCCTCGGAGCTTTCGGGAGGCCAGAAGAAGCGCGCTGGAATCGCACGCGCGATCGCCGCACGCCCGAAATACATCCTCTACGACGAACCGACGACGGGGCTCGACCCGATTACGAAAACGGTCATCGACCGTCTCATCCTGCGAACGAAGGAGGAGCTCGGCGCCACCGGGGTGGTCGTGACCCACGATCTCGAGAGCGCCTACCGGGTCGGAGACCGAATCGCCATGCTATATGAAGGCCAGTGCCGCTTTCTGGGGACTCCCGAGGAGCTTCGGGCTTCGGACGATCCCGTGGTCAGAGGATTCGTCGAGGGAGAACCCGAACTATTGGAGGGCGAATCGTGA
- a CDS encoding ABC transporter permease produces the protein MTERLLAPFAALGRGATALAAGIGRWGILTARTAQSARYVDVWGRLLLQQMARVGVDSVPIALFIATFTGIVLALQASYTFTGAVPMYFVGVLVGKTMMLELGPVLTGLALSGRVGANIAAEIGTMRVTEQIDALETMAYPPVAYLVFPRVLAGIIMFPLVTLLATAVGITFGWLTSLQLLDMSTAEFVRGLTLFFLPFDVTYSIIKATSFGFVVTSLGCFFGYYTTGGAEGVGNGTTRAVVASSMVILVLDAFWALVLL, from the coding sequence ATGACCGAACGGCTTCTCGCTCCATTCGCCGCCCTGGGGAGAGGCGCGACCGCACTTGCGGCCGGGATCGGCCGCTGGGGGATCCTGACGGCGCGAACTGCACAGTCCGCGAGATACGTGGACGTCTGGGGGCGTCTCTTACTGCAGCAGATGGCCCGGGTGGGGGTGGATTCGGTTCCCATCGCGCTCTTCATCGCCACCTTCACCGGGATCGTCCTGGCCCTGCAGGCGTCGTACACCTTCACGGGGGCGGTCCCGATGTATTTCGTCGGCGTCCTCGTCGGTAAAACGATGATGCTCGAGCTCGGCCCCGTGCTCACCGGCCTCGCGCTTTCCGGGCGCGTCGGAGCGAACATCGCGGCGGAGATCGGGACGATGAGGGTGACCGAACAGATCGACGCCCTCGAGACGATGGCCTACCCGCCGGTCGCCTACCTGGTGTTCCCGCGCGTCCTCGCCGGGATCATCATGTTCCCCCTGGTCACCTTGCTTGCGACGGCGGTCGGGATCACCTTCGGCTGGCTCACCTCCCTTCAACTCCTCGATATGTCCACGGCGGAGTTCGTGCGGGGGCTCACCCTCTTTTTCCTCCCCTTCGACGTCACATATTCGATCATCAAAGCGACGAGCTTCGGGTTCGTCGTCACCTCACTGGGATGTTTCTTCGGATATTACACGACCGGAGGGGCAGAAGGAGTGGGGAATGGGACGACGAGGGCGGTCGTGGCCAGCTCGATGGTAATCCTCGTCCTCGACGCCTTCTGGGCGCTCGTGCTCCTCTGA